A stretch of DNA from Deltaproteobacteria bacterium:
TGTCGGACCGGGAATCAAGACCGGGATGCCGATTTTTTATGATAACCCTAAAGAAGTGGGGGCTGATCGTATCGTCAATGCCGTAGCAGCTTATGAAAAATATCGGACCAATCTGATCGTGGTGGATTTCGGGACGGCCACCACCTTTGATTATGTTTCCGAGAAAGGGGAATATATGGGCGGGGCCATCGCCCCGGGTATCCTCATCTCCTGTGAGGCCCTCTTTCAAAAGGCCTCCAAGCTCCCCCGGGTGGAAATCTTCTCCAAACCCAAGACCGTCCTGGCCAAGGACACGATCAGCAGTATGAACGTGGGGATTATCTATGGATATACCGGTCTGGTGGACGGGCTGGTGCAGCGCATTATGGATACGGTTCCCAAAAAACCGAAGGTTATCGCCACCGGCGGACTGGCCCCTTTGATTTCTGCCGAATCTAAAACCATCGAAGAGGTGGACAGCTACCTGACCCTGGAGGGCTTAAGGATTATTTATGAGCGCAACCGCTCGTAAAGTGCGGCCAACACCAGCGGGGGAAAAGCCCAATGGTTCTGAATCCGAGGATCTATACTACAAGGGGGAAAATATTTTTTCTTGACATCCTTGCCCTCTTTTTTTAATTTTATTAATATAGTCAATAAGTTTTTATAAACCCAAAGGTGTCCCAGTATGGAAAGCCGATTAGACCGAATTGAAAAAGGGATAGAATCATTATTCAAAGGAATTATTGAGTTAAAAAATTCCCAGAAAAAAACCGATTCCCAAATTCAAGAACTGAAAGAGTCCCAGAAAAAAACCGATGAGCAACTTCGGAGAACCGATGAACAACTTAAGAGAACGGATGAGCAACTTCGGAAAACGGATCTACAACTTCAGAAAACCGATGAGCAGCTTCGGAAAACCGATATCAAATTAGAACGGATTGGGATACAAATGGGTAATTTGGGATTGGTTCAGGGAGAGGTAGCCGAGGAACTTTTTTACCGGAATCTTCCCGAATTGTTCAAAAAGCGAAATATAATTTTTGAGAGAATTCGTAGAAATGTAAAGAGGAAAGGTATCGCCGAGTTCGATATTGTCGCCGTAAACGGTGGTTGGATTTTAGTCGTGGAGGTCAAAAATAAGCTTGAGAAATGGATGGTCGATCGATTTGTGGAAGAGAAACTCCCGCAGTTTAAGGAACTGTTCCCGGAGTATCGGGACCTGAAATTGGAAGGCGGCATAGGGGCTCTGGTAGTTAAGGATGAAGTGGGGCGTTATGCGGAAAAGGCCGGCCTGTATGTTCTGACCCAGACCAACGAAGGCGGAGCTGCCCTGCTCAATAGAGGAGATTTCAATCCCAGGGAATTTAAATGAGATTCAGAAACCGCTTTCCCTCCAAGGCATTTATCCTGTAATCATTCTCCCTATTTTTGCGTTGCCCCTTTAAAGTTGAAAATTGAACTCGAATAAATTATTGCAGGTAAAATTTAGAAAACTGAGGTAAAATCATGACTCCTGAAGAGATGCGTCAAAGAGCGAAAGAACTGTTTATGGCTCGTTTTCATTGAAGCCAGGTCATCATGGCCGTGGGCCAGGAAAAGACAGGTGACAAAAATGAGACCTTGATCAAGGCCATGGGGGCCTTGGGAGGTGGGGTGGCCAGCAGCGGCCGGGTCTGCGGGATTTTGTTAGGCGGAGTGTCCTTTATCTCCAGTCTCTACAGCCGGGGCAATCTGGAGGAAAAAGAACATCCCCGGATGTGGCGCTTAAGCTGGAAACTGAACAAAAAATTCGAGGAACTGGCCAAACCTTACGGCGGGGTCAATTGTGCGGACATCGCCCGGGTGAACTGGTCCGACAAGGAGCAAACCAAGGCATTTTATAACAACCCTGAAGGCCGGCGGCAAATCTGCCTTGAATTGGTCGGGGATACGGCCTATGCCCTGGGAGAAATTTTAGACCAGGCGGATGCCGAGACCAAATAGTGAAAAAGGAGAAAAAAGATGGCTGAATCGGGTCTGAAAAATAAAAAAATCCTGGCTGTGGATGATGAGCCGGATGTCTTGGAGACCCTCGAAGAGGTGATCCTGCAGGGCTGTCCGGACTGTACGATGGACAAGGCCACCAGTTACGAGGGGGCAGCCGAACTACTCAAATCGAAGGATTACGATATAGTCGTTTTAGATATCATGGGTGTACGCGGCTTCGATCTCCTCGAAATCGCCGTCTCCCGCAAATTCAAAGTGGCCATGCTGACGGCCCACGCTTTAAGCCCCGAGGCCCTAAAAAAGTCCCATGATCTGGGGGCCCGAGCCTATTTGCCGAAAGAAAAGCTGGCTGAAATCGTTCCTTTTCTTGAGGATATGCTGCAGTATGAATACAAGTCCGGCTGGAAGCGTCTTCTGGAAAAGTTGGAAAACTATTTTGACGACCAGTTTGAGGAAGAATGGAAGAAAAAATCAGGTATCGTCTACTGGTAGCCCCATTGGATGTTTGAAGAGAGAGTTTTGTTCACCGCAAACCCGGGAAGATTCTGGATCTTTTAGCCGCCCTCTTGCATCAGACCAATAGGTCCCTGGGGTACTACTGCGAAGAAGAAGACAAATGTCATCGCTCTGTGCTGAGAGAGCTGCTCTTGGAGCGGGGAGCGGACCTGGCATAACCCAATTGTTTTTATAAAGATTTAGCAGCGGCATGCTTGATAACCAGGCCGATTATCATAAAGCCTATCAGACTTAAAAGCAGAACCACCCCGGGGTTGGACAGGAAGCGAAGGAGGAAAGCGGATAAAAAGACCAGGGCAATTCCCAGCGCTAAAACCAGAGTCGTAAGGATTATTCTTCTTGATATCCCGTTCATAGGAACCTCCATAAATAGAAACCGCCGTCAAAGCGACTGCTCCGACGGCGGCCCGACCATCATAGGTTCCTCCAGAGATATCTCTCCAGACCCTAAAACGAACTTCATTTTTTATTAATTCATATTATTCAAAAATTCTAATAAGTCAAGACTTTAATAACCTTCTAAAAGACGGTTATCCCCCGTGCAGGGCCTGAAAAATTTGGAGTACAGATCCGTCGGTCAGGCCGGTCTCTCTAGTTAAAAAACGGCCGTTCATGAGCACTGAACTTTCAAGGGATTCGGGGAGTTTCAGAAGGGTCAAAAGGTCTGCCACCTTCGACCCTTCGGGCAATTCTACCACAAGACCCAGGTCCGTACGGTAATCGGGAAAACGCTGGCTCAAGGTGCCGAATAATTTAATGGAGATTTTCATATTAACCAATAGGATTCCTCGAATCCTCGATCCCTTCTTTTAAAAATCAAACGTACTGTCCATCTGCTCATCGGTGATCATCACCACGGTGTTGTGGGGGGGCAAGGGCTCCTTATAGAAAAATTCCGGAAGCCGGTCATCTTTACTGGTGAAACCCGCCTTGCGGTTAAATTCCCTTTCCACTTGTAAGACGCGGACCCCCATCTGGCCGATGACCTCGGGCCCAAGCTGTGTGCCCAATTTGGCATTCATGACCTTGAGAAAGGCTTCGCCGCCTTCCGGGGTGGTTAAGGCGAAACTGGCTAAAAGGCAAAGACCGGTACAGTCCACCGAAGCCATGGCGATCTGGGCTTCTCTCGAGGCCTGGACTTGTCCGTCGGTCTTTAAAGGATCGAGAAGTCCACCCAGATATCGGCCGACCACATTCCCGGCGGTGTGATCGGCGCCCATGGGCGAAGTGGCGTAGGTTACGGCATTGCCCTGCATGGCCCTGGGATCATAGGCGGCTATACTCTGGCCTTTGACCGCCGGCACCCGGTGATGGTTGAAGTGCCGGCCGACGGCCACCGGGCCGTTACCCAGGACCCGGCCCAATGGGCTGCCCTGGGCGATCTCCTCGACCATTTGGATCGCCGCCCCGGTGTCGCCAAAATTTTTGTAGCCGGCATCCATGGCCACGGCCAGAGCCACGCCGGTGCTCATGGTATCCAGCCCGATGTCATCGCAGAGAAAATCCAGACGGGCAATGGTATCCAGATCGTTAATCCCGGTCATACCGCCCATGGACCAGATAGTCTCGTATTCCAAAGAGGAGGTCATAAATTTCCCTTGATCATCCACATACACATTAGAGCAGTGGACAATACATTGGGCACAACCCATGTGAGTGGGGTTCCCGCCCCGTTCCTTGATGATTTTGGTCATGGTCTCTCCGCTGATCTTTTCCCAGCCGTCCATGACCCCTTGGGTGGCATTATAACTGGGGAAACCGCCCAGGGAATTTACCGGTCCCACCATCCCGGCCGTCCCAATATTGGGCAGGAGCTGGCCGCTGAAGGGGTGGGCCTTGACGGCCTTGGCAAAGACCTTGGCCGCTTCTTTGAAGGTTTCCGGATCTGCCAGGGCATCAGGGCTGTTGCCCCGTTGATCCACCAGGACGGCCTTTAACCCTTTTGCTCCCATGACGGCCCCGAGTCCTCCCCGCCCTGCTGCCCGGCAGGGGCGGCCGTCGATATCCGAGCCTTGAATCGAGGCGGCTGTTAAACGGTATTCGCCGGCCGGGCCGATAGCCATGACTGAGGTCTTGTCTCCGTAAATTTCGAGCAATTTTTCAACCAGGCTGTAGGTTCGCATCCCTTTATATGCCTGGGCCGGTAAAAGGGAGGCCGCACCCTTTTCATCAATGCGCAAGAAGAATAATTCCTCTGCGGCGGCCTGGCCTTCGATAACGATAGCGGTAATCCCCAGACGTCCCAAAGCCGCGGCCATGGTCCCTCCGGCATTACTTTCTTTGATGGTTCCGGTCAAAGGGCTTTTGGCGCCTACTGAGATTCGGCTGGTATTGACCAGGCTGGTGCCGCTCAGAAGCCCGGGGGCAAAAATGAGTTTATTTTCCGGTCCCAAAGGATCACATTTCGGGGGTACTTCGGTGTCGATCATGACGGAAGTCAAACCTCGGCCGCCCAGACCGAGATAAGGCTGGGGAACCTCTTCAAAACGGATAGTCTGGTTGGACATGTTGACTCTTAAAATTTTCATGATGATTCATCTCCTTTTTTATTCGACAGGATTAATAGGATTTACCCAGTTAATCCTGTTCATCCTGTCAAATAGTATTTTGAATTTCAATAAGTTTTAAACAGATCCTTAAATAAATCACAAAGACGGACGGCGTAAATGATGGTCCGTAGCTTGTTCAAAAGCGTAACCGGCCAGCAGGATTTTTTCTTCATCAAAGTGATTTCCGAGGATCTGCAAGCCAATGGGGAGTCCCTGGCTGCTGAAACCGCAGGGCAGGGACATTCCCGGAATCCCCGCCAGATTGACCGAGATGGTGAAGATGTCGGTCAAATACATCTCGAGGGGATCGGAAGATTTTTCTCCCAGGCGAAAGGCCGGAGTCGGGGCCACCGGTGTCAGGATTAAGTCGCAGCTCTGGAAGGCCTTTTGAAAATCCTGGTGGATCAAGGCCCGGACCTGGGAGGCCTTTCGGTAATAGGCGTCGTAGTAGCCGGCAGAAAGGACATAGGTACCCAACATGATCCTCCGGATCACCTCCGATCCGAATCCTTTGGAACGGGTCTGTTGATACATTTCCATCAGGGTCCGCTCATCAGGGTCCCGGTAACCGTATTTGACCCCGTCATAGCGGGCCAGGTTGGAACTGGCTTCGGCCGTGGCAATGATATAGTAGACGGCCACGGCATATTCCGTATGGGGCAAAGAGATTTCCAGGCAATGGGCTCCCTGCAATTCAAAGACGGAAATGGCCTTTCGGACAGCCTGTTCCACTTCCGGATGCATCCCCTCTACAAAGTATTCTCTGGGAATACCCAGGCGTAATCCCTTTAAATCCTTTTGCAGAACCCTGGTGTAATCGGGCACTTCCCGGGGGACCGAGGTGGAATCTTTAGGGTCATATCCGCCAAGGGTATTCAACAAAAGGGCACAATCGGTCACATCCCGGGTCAAAGGCCCGATCTGATCCAGGGAGGAGGCAAAGGCCACCAGACCGTAACGGGATACGCGGCCGTAAGTGGGTTTCATCCCCACAACCCCGCAGTGCGAGGCCGGCTGCCTGATGGAGCCGCCGGTATCCGACCCGATAGCGGCCAGGGATTCTCCGGCGGCTACGGCGGCAGCCGACCCCCCGCTGGAGCCTCCGGGGATGTGGTCCAGGTTCCAGGGATTTCTGGTGACCTTCAAGGCTGAATTTTCCGTCGAAGAACCCATGGCGAATTCGTCCATATTGGCCTTGCCGAGCAAAACGCATCCCGCGGCCTGAAGCCTGGTCATAATGGTGGCATCATAGGGGGGGATATAATTTCCGAGGATTCGGGAACCACAGGTGGTCTTTATTCCTTTGGTGGAAATCAGATCCTTTACCGCCAAAGGGATACCGGTCAAGGGAGAGATGTTGCCGTCGGCGATTTGTTGGTCGGCTTGCCGGGCCTGCTCAAGGGCCAATTCCGCCGTCAAGGTAATATAGGCGCCTACTGCAGGTTCAACCTGGTCGATCCGGTTTAATACCGATCTTGTTAATTCCCGGGAACTGATTTCCCTGTTTTTTAATTTTTCATGGGCCTGGGCGATGGTTATTTGATATAATTCCATAGTTATCCTGGTTCAAGTAACTTTAATGGGTTTAACACGAAAATACCGTTCGTCGTTTAGTCCCGCAAGGCGGGATTCGGCGAAATCAACAAATACGAACATCGAATTTCGAATCACGAAGTGATTTTTCCCTTCCTTCGACATTCTCATTAATCCAGCATCGAGCATCAAATGACTTTGGGCACCACAAAGGCCGAGCAGCCCTGTTCCGGGGCCAGGCCCAAGGCTTCTTCCCGCGGCAATGAAGGGACAACCTGGTCTTCCCGAAAGGCATTAGATAAATGCAGGGCGTGGGTTATAGGTTCAATGCCGCCGGTATCGAGTTCCGATAATTTTTCCATATAAAGAAGAATACCATTGAGTTGGCCGGTAAAGGTTTCAATTTCTTCCGGAGCCAATTGCAACCGGGCCAGAAAGGCCACGTGCTCGACCTCTTGTTGTGAAAGTTTCATGAAAGTTTACCCCTTTTTTTCCAAAAACTTTTTTGAATGGACCAGACTTTTTCGACAATAGGCAGGTCCGGACGGGAATCAGGTAATTGTTGATCAGCGGAAAGGATGGATTCTCCCAACAGTTCCTTGAGTACCGCCAGGACGGAAAGGCGCAATCCCTTTAAGTGATAGCCACCCTCCAGGGTCAGTAATAACCGGCCCTGACAGACGTCCCGGGCCAGATCCATCAGGAGTCTGGTCATCCGGGCAAATCCCGCCGGGGTTACCTGTTGGGCACCCAGGGGATCCTGGTAATAGGTATCAAAGCCAGCCGAAACCAGGATCAGATCGGGCTTGAACTGGCGGCCGATGGGCAGGAGGACCCTTTCAAAGATCTGGGCGAAGTCCTGGTCCTGATAGCCGCTGGAGAGGGGGCAATTGACCGTATAGCCTTGCGCTTTATCCGCACCTACTTCGTGGATCGCCCCGCTGCCGGGATAATAAGGATACTGATGGGTGGAAAAATACAAAATCTTGTTGCTCTTCCAGAAGGCATGCTGGGTGCCGTTGCCGTGATGGAGGTCCCAATCGACGATGAGGACCTTCTCCTGACCGTGATGATGACGGGCATATTCGGCGGCCAAAGCTACATTATTGAACAAGCAAAAACCCATGGCCCGATCGGCCTCGGCGTGATGTCCGGGTGGGCGGGTGAGGGCAAACCCATTGTCGATCTTACCGGCTAACAAGGCATCGACCAGGGTGAAGAGTCCTCCGGCGGCAGTAATGGCCGCCTCATAGGACTTGGGGGAGGTCTGGGTGTCGGGATCCAAAGAGACATATTCCCGTCCGGCGGTGGAGGCCACCCGATCGACATAGGCGGCGGTATGGATATAAGTCAGTTCCTGATGAGTGGCCGGGCGGGGAGTAATGGATTGGAATTGTCCGGCAAGGTCTTCTTGCAGCATGTCATAAAGAACTTCCAGCCGCTCAGAGCTTTCCACATGGGAAAATCCCCGGATATGTTCTAAAAAAATGGGGTCCTGAATGATACCGGTGGTCAAAGGTCATCCTCCCTTTTGAGGGTTCAAAAATATGATCCTTAATTTAATAGTATAAGTACTGAAGTATAATAAAAGGGGGGAGAAGTGGTCAAGGGGAAAATAGACCCTGATTTTCTCCTAAAGTTCTGACCTGCTTCCTCAGCGGCAAGGATTTCAGTTTGCTTTTTTTTGCGATATGGTTTAATTTTTCATTATGGGAAATAATGCTAAGGAGTATCTCATGACCCTGTCAAGAGAAGCGATTCTGAAGGCCATGGAGGAATGGAACCTGGCCTGGGACGACCATGACCTGGAAGGGGTGATGACGCTCTTCCATGATGAGGTGATTTTCGAAAACTGGACCGGTGGGAAGGCGGTTGGAAAAGAGGCCTTGCGAAAGGCCTGGGCCCCCTGGTTTGCCAATCATGGCGGGTTTCGATTCACCGGGGAAGATCTTTTTATTGACGAAAAAGAACAAAAAGTCCTTTATCGCTGGGAACTTTCCTGGCCTTCGTCAGAAAAAGGGTATACGGGAAAGCCTGAAAAAAGGCGGGGTCTCGATGTCATTCATCTTCAGGATGGAAAGATCATCCAGAAACTGACCTATGCCAAGACAACGATCGAGATAGACGGACAAAGGATACCTCTGCATCTATAGGTGTGGTGGATTAGGATCGAAAATCTTCTCCCTGATCCGGCCCTGTTTTAAAAAATCAAAATACTTCATAAATTAGGACGCAGATTTTCGCCGATACCCGCAGGTTCAAGAAATAAGCTGAAACCTGAAAGCTCAAAGCGAAAACCCGCATTCGGCAACTTGCATCTTGAATCTTGGAACCTTTTTTCAAATTAAATCATGGCAATCTGCGCCGATCTGCGTCCCAAAAGGAAATTCTTATACCATGCACTTATATAAAAAAATAAAAAATATTCAGAAGGAGAAACAAGGGATTAGATGATTACAGCCGGGATTGATGTCGGCCATCAGAGTGTCCATGTGGCCCTGGTCCAGGGGAAATGTCTGCTCGGTCAGGGGTCCCTGGTCATCGCCGGGGCGGTAGAGGCCGCGGCCGGTGCCGCCTTTGAAGAAATACTCAAGCAATATGCCTTGAGACCGGAAGGGATTGACCGAATCTTTGCCACCGGAGTGGGGCGGGAGAAGGTTCCCCTGGCTGACGGTCAGCGGACCGAAATGCTTTGCCAGGTGGTCGGGGCCCACTGGTTTTTCCCGAAGGCCCGGACAGTTATCGACCTGGGGGCGGAAGGCAGCCGGATCCTCAGGTGCGATTCAGAAGGGAACCTGACCAATTTTGTATTGAACGATAAATGTGCCTCCGGGGCTGGAATTTTCCTGGAGACCGTGGCCGGAATGCTGAAGCTTTCGGTTCAAGATCTCGGTCCTTTATCCCTTCGTTCCTCAAAAAAGGTCAGGTTGACCACGACCTGTGCGGTTTTTGCGGAATCCGAGATCGTGGCCGAAATCCACCGCGGATCGGCCAGGGAGGATATTTTGGCCGGCGTCCATGAATCGCTGGTGGCCAAAGTGGTATCCATCATCCCCCGGGTAGGATTGGAACCGGAAGTGATTCTGACCGGTGGCGTGGCTAAAAATGTGGGAATTGTCGAGACTTTAAGACGCCAGTTGGGCATAGAGGTGCGGGTGCCCGAGTTCCCGGAGATAACCGGTGCCCTGGGTGCGGCGATACTGGCGGCGGATGCCTTGGAAACCATTAAAAGTGAGGCATTGGTAAAAGAGTTACTACAGATTAATTCATTAAGGGAGTACGATCAATGATCACTTGTGGCGTAGATGTGGGTTCCCTTTCCGGGGAAGCCGTTATCCTGGTGGATGGCCACATCGCTTCCTACAGCATTGTCCGAACCGGTCCGGAAAGTGCCGCCACCGCCGTCGAGGCCCTGAAAGAAGCGCTGAAGAAGACCTCTATCCGTCAGGAAGAGATCGCTTTTACCGTGGCCACAGGCTACGGCCGGGTCGTGGTCCCCTTTGCCGATAAGAATATTACCGAGATCACCTGCCATGCCCGGGGTGCCCACTTCTTTACCCCTACGGTCAGGACGATCCTGGATATGGGGGGTCAGGACTGCAAGGCCATCCGCTGCGACGAGAAAGGCAAGGTCACTACCTTTCTGATGAACGATAAGTGCGCGGCAGGCACAGGACGGGCCATGGAGGTCATGGCCGGGCTCCTGGGGATCCGGCTGGAGGATATAGGGCCGCTCTCTTTGGAGGCCAAGGGAAAAGAGATCAAGGTGAGCAACACCTGTGTGGTCTTCGCCAAATCTGAGGTCTTGTCACTCATGCGACAGGGGGAGCCGACCGACCGGATCCTGGCCGGACTCTGCGACGGGGTGGCCGACCGGGTCAAGAGCCTGGTTCGGATCGTCGGGGTGGAAGAGGACTTTGTCATCAGCGGCGGGATTTCGAAAAACCTGGGGGTGGTCAGACGTATCGAGGAGAAGCTGGGCCTGAAGGCCCATATCTGTTTTGAACCCCAGATCGTCGGGGCCGTGGGCGCGGCCCTGCTGGCCGCAGAGATCCTGAAAAAGAGAGGTTAGATTCTAACTTTGGATATTTTACGGATTTTAAGCGAAGAACGGTTCCACGATTACAGCGTTCAATTGGTGGAAGATCAGGAAGGGTGTGTAACCCTGCGGAAGATTTCTGTGGATCAAGAAACAGTCCTATTCAGCGCTCCGGTTTACGGCGATCTCACCGTGCTGGCGGAAGCCCGGGAATTATTTCCCGACCTTTTGCCCCTGGGGGGGATACCGGTGGACGCGGTATAGCTTTCTTTGTTAAACCATATTTTTTCATGCGGGCCCGTAATGTTGGTCGGGACATCCGCAACTGGGCGCAGGTCTTTCCTAAATGCCAGTCTTTGCTGTTCAAAATGTTAAGGATATGGTTCCGTTCAAAATTCTCCAGACCTTCACTGGGGCCCTCCATTCTTGGAGGATTGGGGGAGTCTTGAAGGCAGGCCTCGGTATGCTCTCTGGTCAGCACCAGGTCCGAGGTTAACACGGCGCAGCGGGTCAGCGCATTTTCCAATTGCCGCACGTTTCCCGGCCAGTCATATTGCATCAACAGGTCTAACGCCCCCGGTGAAAGCCGTTTGAGTTTGGAAACGTTTTGGTCGGCCATTTTCTTGAGAAAAAAATCGGCTAAAACTGGAATATCCGATTTCCGACTGTGTAACGGCGGCGCATTGATCGTCACCACCTTCAACCGGTAGTAAAGATCTTCCCGAAATTTGCCGTCCTGAACCAATTTGGTGAGATCCCGATTGGTGGCCGCCACGATTCTGGCTCTCGAGAAATTGGGTTGATTCCCACCTACCCGCACGAACTCGCCCGATTGCAGAAACCGTAAAAGTTTACCCTGCATGGTCAGGGGCAGCTCCCCGATTTCATCAAAAAAAATAGTACCCTCCCCGGTTAATTCGAGGCGCCCTTTTCTGGTTTCATGGGCGCCGGTAAAAGCGCCTTTCTCATAACCGAAAAGTTCACTCTCCACGAGGGAGTCCACCAAAGTCGAGCAATCCATCACCGTAAAAGGCCTGTCTTTCCACGGGCTGTTGTGATGGATGCTCCTGGCGATCAACTCCTTACCGGTGCCGCTTTCCCCTTGGATGAGTACCGTCACCCGGGATTCCGAGACCAGCGCAATAATTTTAAACACCTCTTTCATTTTCCGACTGCGCGCTATGATCAGAGGCTGGGGACCGGATTGAGCCGCTGCCGGATCAAGGACTTCGCTTTCATCTTGGTAGTGGGCCTGGGTGGTTTGTTCCAGTCGGCGGATGACGGTATCCATTTCATCCACATCGATAGGCTTATGGAGATAATCAAAGGCCCCCAGTTTTATCGCTTGAATCGTGCTTTCCATATCCTGGTAGGCGGTGATTACGATCACCTGCAGCTTTGGAAATTTGCCCCGCAGCCGCTTTAGGACCTCCAGTCCGCTCATACCCGGCAGCCTGATATCCAAAATCAGCAGTGCCGGCCGGAATTTTTCCACCAAAGCCAGCCCATCGGGACCGTTGGTGGCCGTGCATACTTCCCATTTTCTCAGTCTAAAAAACATCTCCATGGATTCCAGGATGGAGCTTTGATCATCAATGATACACACTTTGGCTCTCATGGGCTCTCTCATTTCTGGGGCAGCAGCATCGTGAAGCCCACCCCCTTGGGGATACGCTCGGAGACGAATACCCGGCCACCGTGGGCCTCGACGATTTTCTTAACGTTTCCTAAACCCAGGCCGATACCGCCGGCCTTTTGGCTGAAAAAAGGATCAAAGACATAGGGACGCTTTTCTACGGGAATTCCGGGGCCGTCGTCTGCAACCCGCAAGCACACCCAAAGCTTCCCTTTCTCCCGCAACCATTTGGTGCTGATAAATATATGTCCTCCCGTTGCTAACGCCTCCAGCGCGTTGAGCAGCAAGTTGATCAAAGCTTGCTCGATACGTTCCGGATCCACGGACACCGTACCGACCTTTGAACTGAATCGGGTAATAACACGGACTCCCTGATAATTCATTCTTTGTTCAACCATTTTGATGCAGCCCTTGATCAATTGCCTTAGGTCAACCAATCGGATCTTGAGGCGAAAAGGTATGGTCAGGTCCATCATTTCTATAACCCTTCTCCGAATCAGCTCCGTCTCTCGAAGGGTTGAGGCGAGGAGTTTCCGGCGGGCATCCTCCGGCAATTGTCCCTCCGAAAACAGTTGCAGATTCATTTTAATGGATGTCAACGGGTTGTTGATCTCATGGGCCAGCGAGCCGGCTAAGTTGGCCAAGGCGCCAAGCTTTTCCACCTCCCGGTTTTTTCTTTCCAATTCCAGACGCTCGCTTATATCACGGCAGACGCCAATGTTCGCCACTTGTCCCCCGAATGAGGAGAGTTTGGCCATGATTTCGGTTGACAGGTGCCGACCGTCCCGGTGTAACCGCAGGTATTCCAGTCGGGAAGCGCTGCGCAGGCCTTTGCGGCTATCGGCATAAGAGGCTTCTACCTCCGGTCTCGATTCCACAGCGACGAATTCCAGATAATGGTGCCCTTCGATTTCTTCTGCACCATATCCGTGCATTCTGGCAAAGGCATTGTTGCAATAGATGATCGTTCCTTCGGCCAGGACAAAATAGCCGTCGTTGATATCCTCCACCAGGGTTTTGTATTTACGTTCCGAATCGGCCAGCTTCCCGGTTCTATCCGCCACCTCTTGCTCCAGATATTTTGCCTGGTTGCGAAGGAATTCTTCGTGCAATTCCTGAAAATAGGAGCTGAACTGGGTTACGGTAGATACCAGGCACCGATGCAGTCGCAGAAGGGTCGGTGTCAAAGAGGAAGGCTTAATATGCTTTATCAGCAGAGGAAGAACGGTCTCGCGGTACTGTTCGAAAGCTCTCTGGACTTCGGAAAGGGTGAAACCGCCGTGGAGCCTTTTATAGGCGATGAAATTGATGAACTCAACCAAATCTCCCCATTGGTCATCCACCAAGGCCAAGCGGAAACAGTTGGCCGCTCGATCGATCAGCATGGTCAATTCCTGAGCCGGTTCGTCCGCATACCTTGAGGAATTATCGTGGAGCATGCGGTGAGCCCAGGTCTCAACGATATGTTGGTGAAATTGGATAAGGACTTCGGATAGATCCATAAAAAATCTCCTTGGCGAGACTTTCGTTGAAAAAACGTCCAATTAATCATTATAACGAAATTGAAAAATATTCCATCTATTTTCAAAATATTTGAAAATTAATTTCAATTAAG
This window harbors:
- a CDS encoding type III pantothenate kinase, with protein sequence MLLVMDVGNTNIVLGVYDGPVRLCDWRIRTEKDATLDELGIFIRNLFASRALGLDQVGQMIISCVVPPMLYTLEEFGKRYFNFRPFFVGPGIKTGMPIFYDNPKEVGADRIVNAVAAYEKYRTNLIVVDFGTATTFDYVSEKGEYMGGAIAPGILISCEALFQKASKLPRVEIFSKPKTVLAKDTISSMNVGIIYGYTGLVDGLVQRIMDTVPKKPKVIATGGLAPLISAESKTIEEVDSYLTLEGLRIIYERNRS
- a CDS encoding C_GCAxxG_C_C family protein, which translates into the protein MAVGQEKTGDKNETLIKAMGALGGGVASSGRVCGILLGGVSFISSLYSRGNLEEKEHPRMWRLSWKLNKKFEELAKPYGGVNCADIARVNWSDKEQTKAFYNNPEGRRQICLELVGDTAYALGEILDQADAETK
- a CDS encoding response regulator produces the protein MAESGLKNKKILAVDDEPDVLETLEEVILQGCPDCTMDKATSYEGAAELLKSKDYDIVVLDIMGVRGFDLLEIAVSRKFKVAMLTAHALSPEALKKSHDLGARAYLPKEKLAEIVPFLEDMLQYEYKSGWKRLLEKLENYFDDQFEEEWKKKSGIVYW
- a CDS encoding MoaD/ThiS family protein; translated protein: MKISIKLFGTLSQRFPDYRTDLGLVVELPEGSKVADLLTLLKLPESLESSVLMNGRFLTRETGLTDGSVLQIFQALHGG
- a CDS encoding aldehyde ferredoxin oxidoreductase, with amino-acid sequence MKILRVNMSNQTIRFEEVPQPYLGLGGRGLTSVMIDTEVPPKCDPLGPENKLIFAPGLLSGTSLVNTSRISVGAKSPLTGTIKESNAGGTMAAALGRLGITAIVIEGQAAAEELFFLRIDEKGAASLLPAQAYKGMRTYSLVEKLLEIYGDKTSVMAIGPAGEYRLTAASIQGSDIDGRPCRAAGRGGLGAVMGAKGLKAVLVDQRGNSPDALADPETFKEAAKVFAKAVKAHPFSGQLLPNIGTAGMVGPVNSLGGFPSYNATQGVMDGWEKISGETMTKIIKERGGNPTHMGCAQCIVHCSNVYVDDQGKFMTSSLEYETIWSMGGMTGINDLDTIARLDFLCDDIGLDTMSTGVALAVAMDAGYKNFGDTGAAIQMVEEIAQGSPLGRVLGNGPVAVGRHFNHHRVPAVKGQSIAAYDPRAMQGNAVTYATSPMGADHTAGNVVGRYLGGLLDPLKTDGQVQASREAQIAMASVDCTGLCLLASFALTTPEGGEAFLKVMNAKLGTQLGPEVIGQMGVRVLQVEREFNRKAGFTSKDDRLPEFFYKEPLPPHNTVVMITDEQMDSTFDF
- the gatA gene encoding Asp-tRNA(Asn)/Glu-tRNA(Gln) amidotransferase subunit GatA, translated to MELYQITIAQAHEKLKNREISSRELTRSVLNRIDQVEPAVGAYITLTAELALEQARQADQQIADGNISPLTGIPLAVKDLISTKGIKTTCGSRILGNYIPPYDATIMTRLQAAGCVLLGKANMDEFAMGSSTENSALKVTRNPWNLDHIPGGSSGGSAAAVAAGESLAAIGSDTGGSIRQPASHCGVVGMKPTYGRVSRYGLVAFASSLDQIGPLTRDVTDCALLLNTLGGYDPKDSTSVPREVPDYTRVLQKDLKGLRLGIPREYFVEGMHPEVEQAVRKAISVFELQGAHCLEISLPHTEYAVAVYYIIATAEASSNLARYDGVKYGYRDPDERTLMEMYQQTRSKGFGSEVIRRIMLGTYVLSAGYYDAYYRKASQVRALIHQDFQKAFQSCDLILTPVAPTPAFRLGEKSSDPLEMYLTDIFTISVNLAGIPGMSLPCGFSSQGLPIGLQILGNHFDEEKILLAGYAFEQATDHHLRRPSL
- the gatC gene encoding Asp-tRNA(Asn)/Glu-tRNA(Gln) amidotransferase subunit GatC, with amino-acid sequence MKLSQQEVEHVAFLARLQLAPEEIETFTGQLNGILLYMEKLSELDTGGIEPITHALHLSNAFREDQVVPSLPREEALGLAPEQGCSAFVVPKVI